Proteins from one Halovivax limisalsi genomic window:
- a CDS encoding RNA methyltransferase encodes MTVSVLVPSSIAREAEDKREATRKLGYVARAATIFRADRLVVFPDREGETGRFDGGFVETVLRYAATPPYLKTEAWGKRDELEYAGILPPLRASSQTGSESNGSGSLRRGIVTEVGPEGRVRVNCGLQHPISLTAPPKMAVEEGERVTVRISSRRPVRAKLEDEPLPGLSIERTDLSGALGREDAGVRIASSRYGDPLTVGRLETLAGRVERDGMTVAFGSPDRGLPDILGIEESRVGSASTADGEATDGVEPSADPGFDLWLNTVPDQGSEVVRTEEALFATLACLSLRA; translated from the coding sequence ATGACCGTCAGCGTACTCGTGCCGTCGTCGATCGCTCGCGAAGCCGAGGACAAACGCGAGGCAACTCGCAAACTCGGATACGTCGCCCGCGCGGCGACGATCTTCCGGGCGGATCGGCTGGTCGTCTTCCCCGATCGGGAGGGCGAGACCGGTCGATTCGACGGCGGGTTCGTCGAAACCGTGCTGCGGTACGCCGCGACGCCCCCCTACCTCAAAACCGAGGCGTGGGGCAAGCGGGACGAACTGGAGTACGCGGGCATCCTGCCGCCGCTCCGCGCGTCGTCGCAGACCGGCTCCGAATCCAACGGTTCGGGGTCGTTAAGACGAGGGATCGTGACCGAGGTCGGACCTGAAGGCCGCGTCCGGGTCAATTGCGGACTGCAACACCCGATCTCCCTCACCGCACCGCCGAAAATGGCGGTCGAGGAGGGGGAGCGCGTGACCGTCAGGATCTCTTCGCGACGACCGGTCCGGGCGAAGCTCGAAGACGAGCCCCTTCCGGGGCTATCGATCGAGCGGACGGACCTCTCCGGGGCACTCGGCCGTGAGGACGCCGGCGTTCGCATCGCGTCGTCCCGCTACGGTGATCCGCTCACCGTCGGACGACTCGAGACGCTGGCCGGACGCGTCGAGCGCGACGGCATGACCGTCGCGTTCGGCTCGCCCGACAGAGGGCTGCCGGACATCCTCGGAATCGAGGAGTCACGAGTCGGCTCGGCGTCCACCGCGGACGGCGAGGCGACGGACGGAGTCGAACCCAGCGCCGATCCGGGGTTCGACCTCTGGCTGAACACGGTTCCGGACCAGGGCAGCGAGGTCGTGCGAACGGAGGAGGCTCTGTTCGCCACCCTCGCCTGCCTCTCACTGAGAGCGTGA
- a CDS encoding MFS transporter encodes MALDRNDRAIAAFTMTGHGLVHWFETSIPIFLVVWLAEFDVPTVLVGLIVALGYAPFGLGALPAGVLADRFGPKRLVVACLAGMSASFVVLALAGSLAGIAIGLVCWGTAASIYHPAGLSLISTGVDRRGRVFAWHGMAGNVGIALGPFVAATLMVAGLSWQRAALALAVPGMIAALYGLRADFDPTAAVDPDADAGPDEALSLSDLLGDTRTLFASAFALVFVIVTFEGLFYRGMLTYLPELLHSSAALSGFDPGPTLQGIEPGDYIYVGLLVVGIAGQYVGGTLTDRISPSTGLAAFFAVLAALALTFVPILSLEVSGTVGLVAVIALSATFGFVLFAIQPFYQDAVAVYTPPGSRGLSYGYTYLGEFGFGATSIAIGGYVLGVSTPAFFVTMAAFAIVGTGLSILLAVGLGSVLGGRSTSGSTRANE; translated from the coding sequence ATGGCCCTCGATCGAAACGATCGCGCGATCGCCGCGTTCACGATGACCGGCCACGGCCTCGTCCACTGGTTCGAGACGTCGATCCCGATCTTCCTCGTCGTCTGGCTCGCCGAGTTCGACGTCCCGACGGTGCTCGTCGGACTGATCGTCGCGCTGGGCTACGCGCCGTTCGGCCTCGGCGCCCTGCCGGCCGGCGTGCTCGCCGATCGATTCGGGCCGAAACGGCTCGTCGTCGCGTGTCTGGCCGGGATGAGCGCGTCGTTCGTCGTCCTCGCGCTCGCCGGATCGCTGGCCGGGATCGCGATCGGCCTCGTCTGCTGGGGCACCGCCGCCAGCATCTACCACCCCGCCGGCCTCTCGCTCATCAGCACCGGCGTCGACCGGCGCGGCCGCGTCTTCGCCTGGCACGGCATGGCGGGGAACGTCGGCATCGCGCTCGGCCCGTTCGTCGCGGCGACGCTGATGGTCGCGGGCCTCTCCTGGCAACGGGCTGCGCTCGCCCTCGCCGTTCCGGGCATGATCGCGGCGCTCTACGGCCTCCGGGCCGACTTCGATCCGACGGCGGCGGTCGACCCGGACGCCGACGCCGGACCGGACGAGGCGCTCTCGCTCTCTGACTTGCTGGGCGACACGCGAACCCTCTTCGCGAGCGCGTTCGCGCTCGTGTTCGTGATCGTGACGTTCGAGGGACTGTTCTACCGCGGCATGCTGACCTACCTGCCGGAGTTACTCCACAGTTCGGCGGCGCTCTCCGGATTCGACCCCGGCCCGACCCTGCAAGGGATCGAACCGGGCGATTACATCTACGTCGGCTTGCTCGTCGTCGGCATCGCCGGCCAGTACGTCGGCGGGACCCTGACCGACCGAATCAGTCCGAGCACCGGCCTGGCCGCGTTCTTCGCCGTCCTCGCCGCGCTGGCTCTGACGTTCGTCCCGATCCTCTCGCTCGAGGTGAGCGGTACGGTCGGCCTCGTGGCGGTGATCGCGCTCAGCGCCACGTTCGGCTTCGTCCTCTTCGCGATTCAGCCGTTCTACCAGGACGCCGTCGCCGTCTACACGCCGCCGGGGTCGCGCGGACTCTCCTACGGCTACACCTACCTCGGCGAGTTCGGGTTCGGCGCCACCTCGATCGCGATCGGCGGCTACGTCCTCGGCGTCTCCACGCCGGCGTTCTTCGTCACGATGGCCGCGTTCGCGATCGTCGGGACCGGCCTGTCGATCCTGCTCGCCGTCGGCCTCGGTTCGGTCTTGGGCGGCCGTTCGACGAGTGGATCCACGCGTGCGAACGAGTGA
- a CDS encoding MTH1187 family thiamine-binding protein codes for MTVIGFLSTAPATDESMAEAVAGAIEAIDETGLAYETGPMGTTIEADSMGELLAAVEAAHESIDADRVSTFLKVDDKRTSDESASEKVAAVEDHLGREARGDRN; via the coding sequence ATGACCGTAATCGGATTTCTTAGCACCGCACCGGCGACCGACGAGAGCATGGCCGAAGCCGTTGCAGGGGCAATCGAAGCGATCGACGAGACGGGCCTGGCCTACGAGACGGGACCGATGGGGACGACGATCGAAGCCGACTCGATGGGCGAATTGCTCGCGGCCGTCGAGGCGGCCCACGAGTCGATCGACGCGGATCGCGTGAGTACGTTCCTCAAGGTCGACGACAAGCGGACGAGCGACGAATCGGCGAGCGAGAAGGTGGCGGCCGTGGAGGATCACCTCGGTCGTGAGGCGCGCGGCGATCGGAACTGA
- a CDS encoding HalOD1 output domain-containing protein, giving the protein MQTEITRTTETDELHYDEANDRFELSYDPEGSATLLTTIVHGLTSVVDVDVSQGEFSLYDSVDPDALERIFSPKADGEARTGGHVAFTALECEVYVHANGDIYIHPPPQVQRPN; this is encoded by the coding sequence ATGCAAACTGAAATTACCCGCACTACCGAAACTGACGAACTCCACTACGACGAGGCCAACGACCGGTTCGAGCTCTCCTACGATCCCGAAGGGAGCGCGACGCTCCTCACGACGATCGTCCACGGTCTGACGTCGGTCGTCGACGTCGACGTCTCCCAGGGTGAGTTCTCACTCTACGACAGCGTCGACCCCGACGCGCTGGAACGGATCTTCAGCCCGAAGGCTGACGGCGAGGCCCGCACGGGCGGCCACGTCGCCTTCACCGCCCTCGAATGTGAAGTATACGTCCACGCGAACGGCGACATCTACATCCACCCGCCGCCACAGGTCCAGCGACCGAACTGA